One window of Candidatus Tokpelaia hoelldoblerii genomic DNA carries:
- a CDS encoding ATP synthase subunit B' (bhsal13440), translated as MFISSALAQTDGHAAPAAARVFPPFDTSYFSSHLFWLAVSFGLFYLFMARVVLPRIGGVIELRRDRIASDLDQAARMKEEADAAVAIYEKVLADARLRAASIARTATEEARMKTEAEHRDVEAGLEKKLAESEKRIAEIRDKALQDVGAIAEDTAAELVEKLVGKVDKAAVSKAVQSAGN; from the coding sequence ATGTTCATATCCTCAGCTTTGGCACAGACAGATGGACACGCTGCACCGGCGGCGGCGCGCGTTTTTCCGCCTTTTGATACATCCTATTTCAGTTCTCATTTGTTCTGGCTGGCGGTTTCTTTCGGGTTGTTCTATCTGTTTATGGCCCGTGTCGTTTTGCCGCGGATTGGTGGTGTGATTGAGTTGCGCCGTGACCGGATTGCCTCTGATCTTGATCAGGCCGCGCGTATGAAGGAAGAAGCGGACGCCGCCGTTGCGATTTATGAAAAGGTGCTGGCGGACGCACGTCTCCGTGCTGCTTCTATTGCCCGGACTGCAACAGAGGAAGCCCGGATGAAGACAGAAGCCGAACATCGGGATGTTGAGGCGGGGCTTGAAAAAAAGCTGGCGGAATCAGAAAAGCGTATTGCGGAAATCCGCGACAAGGCGTTGCAGGATGTGGGCGCAATTGCTGAGGATACAGCCGCGGAACTGGTGGAAAAGCTTGTTGGCAAGGTTGATAAAGCCGCTGTCAGCAAGGCTGTGCAGTCTGCCGGAAACTGA
- a CDS encoding Fe-S metabolism associated SufE (bhsal13330) gives MPQTIDDICETFALLDDWEDRYRYVIELGRELPPYPEEARDAAHKVSGCVSQVWLQTQTDGAQENPRLIFNGDSDAHIVKGLVAIVLALYSGKRAADIVALDAEALFSKLGLDENLTPQRSNGLRSMVARIRHEAETFL, from the coding sequence TTGCCCTGCTGGATGACTGGGAAGACCGTTACCGCTATGTCATTGAACTCGGGCGTGAACTGCCGCCCTATCCTGAAGAGGCCCGCGATGCAGCCCACAAGGTTTCGGGCTGCGTGTCACAGGTCTGGCTGCAGACACAGACAGACGGTGCGCAAGAGAACCCGCGCCTGATTTTCAACGGCGATTCGGACGCCCATATCGTCAAGGGGCTGGTGGCGATTGTCCTGGCGCTTTATTCCGGCAAACGGGCGGCTGATATCGTCGCGCTTGATGCTGAAGCGCTGTTCAGCAAATTGGGGCTTGATGAAAATCTCACCCCGCAGCGCTCTAACGGTTTGCGCTCCATGGTTGCCCGTATCCGCCATGAGGCGGAAACCTTCCTGTGA
- a CDS encoding Oligopeptidase B (bhsal13360): protein MPRTFPDIRPPQTAKRPVRDTRHGITRTDDYAWLRADNWREVFQDPARLDPAIRSHLEAENTYYTAMMADTEPLQKQLVEEMKGRIKQDDSSVPVKDDAYAYGVSYTIGGEQPRYFRTPREGGAQTLYLDGDKEAAGKAYFSFGTVSYSPDHQKLLWCYDDKGSEFYTLKVRCFSDLQDMNDVILETGGDAVWDAASEGFFYTKLDANHRPEKIYYHRLGTDPRKDKLIYHEKDSGFYLSVDGSLLEDFIFINVQDHQTSEIWLIPANAPLTKPRCIRKRETGIEYSLESGGDRFFILTNKDGAKDFKIMTAPVNAPQAKNWRDFIPHEAGRLIVDHHVYQDHIVWLERRNALPRILIYNRKTQKTGAIDFSEEAYALGLQGAAEYKTGTIRFSYSSMTTPAELYDYHLDSGKRTLLKKQDVPSGHNSNDYITRRLMAPAPDGELVPVSLVCHKNTALDGSAPCLMHGYGAYGTSIPASFSTSILSLLNRGFIYAHAHIRGGEDKGFAWYENGKHKYKTNTFSDYIAAGRYLVQEKYTAHDRLVAYGGSAGGMLMGAVVNQAPQDYAGILALVPFVDVLTTMLDDSLPLTPPEWPEWGNPITSAEDYKLIASYSPYDNVRKQAYPPILALAGLTDPRVTYWEPAKWVAKLRDRKSDSNPVMLRTNMDAGHGGAPGRFSRLEETACLYAFTLKVTGRTE, encoded by the coding sequence ATGCCCAGGACATTTCCCGATATCCGCCCGCCACAAACAGCCAAGCGTCCGGTCCGCGACACCCGCCACGGAATAACACGGACGGATGATTACGCCTGGCTGCGGGCGGATAACTGGCGGGAGGTCTTCCAGGACCCGGCCCGGCTTGATCCGGCGATACGCAGCCATTTAGAGGCGGAAAACACCTATTACACCGCCATGATGGCTGATACAGAACCCCTGCAGAAACAGCTTGTTGAGGAAATGAAAGGCCGTATCAAACAGGATGACAGCTCTGTACCGGTCAAGGATGACGCCTATGCTTATGGTGTGTCCTATACAATAGGCGGCGAGCAACCGCGCTATTTCCGCACCCCGCGTGAAGGCGGGGCGCAAACGCTCTACCTTGATGGCGACAAGGAAGCCGCAGGCAAAGCCTATTTCAGCTTCGGCACGGTGAGTTATTCCCCCGATCACCAGAAACTGCTGTGGTGCTATGACGACAAAGGCTCGGAATTCTACACTTTGAAGGTGCGGTGCTTTTCCGACCTTCAGGATATGAATGACGTTATTCTTGAAACCGGCGGCGATGCCGTCTGGGATGCCGCCTCGGAAGGTTTTTTCTATACAAAGCTTGACGCCAATCACCGTCCGGAAAAAATTTACTACCACCGCCTTGGTACTGATCCGCGCAAGGACAAGCTTATCTATCATGAAAAAGATTCAGGCTTTTATCTTTCCGTTGACGGCTCCCTTCTTGAGGATTTCATCTTTATCAACGTGCAGGACCACCAGACTTCCGAGATCTGGCTTATCCCTGCCAACGCGCCCCTGACCAAACCGCGCTGCATCAGGAAACGTGAAACAGGGATTGAATATTCGCTTGAATCGGGCGGTGACCGGTTTTTCATCCTCACCAATAAAGACGGCGCAAAAGACTTCAAGATCATGACCGCGCCGGTCAATGCCCCGCAAGCAAAAAACTGGCGTGATTTCATCCCCCATGAGGCAGGGCGGCTCATTGTCGATCACCATGTTTATCAGGACCATATTGTCTGGCTTGAACGGCGCAATGCCCTGCCGCGTATTCTGATCTACAACCGCAAGACACAAAAAACCGGCGCCATTGACTTCAGCGAAGAAGCCTATGCGCTCGGCCTGCAGGGCGCGGCGGAATATAAAACCGGCACCATCCGCTTTTCCTATTCCTCCATGACAACACCGGCCGAGCTTTATGATTATCATCTCGACAGCGGCAAGCGCACCCTGCTGAAAAAACAGGACGTTCCTTCCGGCCATAACAGCAATGATTATATCACCCGCCGCCTCATGGCGCCTGCGCCGGATGGTGAACTGGTGCCGGTTTCACTTGTCTGTCACAAAAATACGGCGCTTGACGGTTCGGCTCCCTGTCTGATGCACGGTTATGGGGCTTATGGCACATCCATACCGGCCAGCTTCAGCACTTCGATCCTGTCGCTGCTCAACCGTGGTTTTATCTATGCCCATGCTCATATCCGCGGCGGTGAGGATAAAGGCTTTGCCTGGTATGAAAACGGCAAGCACAAATATAAAACCAACACCTTCAGCGATTATATTGCTGCCGGGCGCTATCTGGTGCAGGAAAAATACACCGCGCATGACCGGCTTGTCGCCTATGGCGGCTCGGCCGGCGGAATGCTGATGGGAGCGGTGGTCAATCAGGCGCCGCAGGATTATGCCGGTATTCTCGCGCTTGTGCCGTTTGTGGATGTGCTGACAACCATGCTGGACGACTCCCTGCCGCTCACCCCGCCTGAATGGCCGGAATGGGGCAATCCCATCACCTCGGCGGAGGATTATAAGCTGATTGCCTCTTATTCACCCTATGACAATGTCCGCAAACAGGCCTATCCGCCGATTCTGGCGCTTGCCGGACTGACAGACCCGCGCGTCACCTATTGGGAACCGGCCAAATGGGTGGCAAAACTGCGTGACAGAAAAAGCGACAGCAACCCCGTCATGCTGCGCACCAATATGGACGCGGGACACGGTGGCGCGCCAGGGCGTTTTTCCCGGCTGGAAGAAACCGCCTGTCTCTACGCCTTTACCCTCAAAGTCACCGGCAGGACAGAATAA
- a CDS encoding F0F1 ATP synthase subunit C (bhsal13450), with protein MEAEAAKYIGAGLACFGMAGTAIGLGNIFSSFLAGALRNPSAADSQFGRLVFGFAVTEALGIFSLLVALILLFVA; from the coding sequence ATGGAAGCAGAAGCAGCAAAATACATCGGCGCCGGTCTTGCCTGTTTTGGCATGGCGGGGACAGCTATCGGTCTGGGCAATATCTTTTCCAGCTTCCTGGCAGGTGCATTGCGCAATCCGTCTGCGGCTGACAGCCAGTTCGGCCGTCTGGTTTTCGGTTTTGCTGTGACAGAAGCTCTGGGCATTTTCTCACTGCTCGTTGCACTTATTCTGTTGTTCGTCGCTTGA
- a CDS encoding Hypothetical protein (bhsal13400), with translation MQDAEGIFLGASHQGKKRTIEREYIRLAYANRHGLVTGATGTGKTVTLQVLAEAFSAAGVPVFCADIKGDLSGIAKAGALNDRIRARAKEVGLKKLEPQANPVIFWDIFGESGHPVRATISEMGPLLLSRLMNLTAAQEGVLNIAFRAADDEKLLLLDLKDLQAMLGYVGEHASELSTRYGNVSKASVGTIQRELLVLQGQGGDKFFGEPALELSDLMRTARDGRGFINVLAADKLMNNPRLYSTFLLWLMSELFERLPEVGDPDKPKLVFFFDEAHLLFDSAPKALIERIEQVVRLIRSKGVGVYFISQNPLDVPETVLAQLGNRIQHALRAYTPKEVAAVKAAAATFRANPAFNTQKAIMDLATGEALVSTLQEKGVPSVVQRTIIRPPHSQIGPLAATERKQIMAKSPVAGHYDTMLDRESAYEMLQRGAAAKAAQDKAKTRDEGGLWGDVLGTSGKKGRGRQSVAEAALKSATRSAANAIGRSIARSGTNIVRGILGNLFGGGKK, from the coding sequence ATGCAGGATGCCGAAGGGATTTTTCTCGGTGCCAGCCATCAGGGGAAAAAACGCACGATTGAACGGGAGTATATCCGGCTTGCCTATGCCAACCGCCACGGGCTGGTGACGGGGGCGACCGGTACCGGTAAAACCGTGACATTGCAGGTGTTGGCTGAAGCGTTTTCCGCCGCCGGTGTGCCGGTGTTCTGCGCCGATATCAAGGGCGACCTTTCCGGTATCGCCAAAGCCGGGGCGCTGAATGACAGGATCAGGGCGCGGGCGAAGGAAGTGGGCCTGAAGAAGCTGGAACCGCAGGCCAATCCGGTGATCTTCTGGGATATTTTTGGCGAATCCGGCCATCCTGTCCGCGCCACTATCAGCGAGATGGGGCCGCTTTTATTATCGCGGCTGATGAATCTGACCGCGGCGCAGGAAGGGGTGCTCAATATCGCCTTTCGGGCGGCAGATGATGAAAAGCTGTTATTGCTCGATTTGAAAGACCTGCAGGCGATGCTTGGCTATGTCGGCGAGCATGCGTCAGAACTCTCAACCCGCTATGGCAATGTCAGCAAGGCTTCGGTCGGAACAATTCAGCGTGAGCTGCTGGTGCTGCAGGGGCAGGGCGGTGACAAATTTTTTGGCGAACCGGCGCTTGAGCTGTCCGATCTGATGCGCACGGCAAGGGATGGCCGCGGTTTTATCAATGTTCTTGCCGCTGACAAGCTGATGAACAATCCGCGGCTGTATTCAACCTTTCTGCTCTGGCTGATGTCGGAATTGTTTGAGCGCCTGCCCGAGGTCGGCGATCCGGACAAACCGAAACTGGTGTTTTTCTTTGATGAGGCGCATTTGCTGTTTGATTCCGCCCCCAAAGCCCTGATTGAACGGATTGAACAGGTGGTGCGGCTGATCCGCTCCAAAGGGGTCGGCGTTTATTTTATTTCGCAAAATCCGCTGGATGTGCCTGAAACAGTGCTGGCGCAGCTTGGCAACCGGATACAGCACGCGCTGCGCGCCTATACGCCGAAAGAGGTGGCGGCCGTTAAAGCTGCCGCCGCGACATTCCGCGCCAATCCGGCTTTTAACACGCAAAAGGCCATTATGGATCTGGCGACCGGCGAGGCGCTGGTGTCAACCTTGCAGGAGAAAGGGGTGCCGTCAGTGGTGCAGCGCACGATAATCCGGCCGCCGCATTCGCAAATCGGCCCGCTTGCCGCAACGGAACGAAAACAGATTATGGCCAAAAGCCCTGTTGCCGGCCACTATGACACAATGCTCGACCGCGAATCCGCTTATGAAATGCTGCAACGGGGAGCGGCGGCAAAGGCGGCGCAGGACAAGGCGAAAACGCGGGACGAGGGCGGTTTATGGGGGGATGTGCTGGGGACATCCGGAAAGAAGGGGCGCGGCCGCCAGTCGGTCGCCGAGGCGGCGCTGAAATCCGCCACCCGCTCTGCCGCCAATGCGATTGGCCGCTCGATTGCCAGGTCAGGCACCAATATTGTGCGCGGTATTCTGGGCAATCTGTTTGGCGGCGGTAAAAAATAA
- a CDS encoding ROS/MUCR transcriptional regulator protein (bhsal13340): protein METQEMNEKNDEMLIALTADIVSAYVSNNDCRAGDIPVLITDVYTALMQAETNKPAEIMSEKPKPAVNPKRSITDDYIICLEDGKKFKSLKRHLMTHYNLTPEEYREKWDLDTNYPMVAPNYAAARSNLAREMGLGRKRKAK from the coding sequence ATGGAAACTCAGGAAATGAATGAAAAGAATGATGAGATGCTGATTGCATTAACAGCTGATATTGTATCAGCTTATGTCAGCAATAATGACTGTCGTGCGGGCGACATTCCGGTTCTTATTACGGATGTTTATACCGCCCTTATGCAGGCAGAGACCAATAAACCGGCTGAAATCATGTCGGAAAAGCCAAAACCGGCTGTTAATCCCAAGCGTTCCATTACCGATGATTATATTATTTGCCTTGAAGATGGCAAGAAGTTCAAATCCCTGAAGCGCCATCTGATGACTCATTATAACCTGACACCGGAAGAATATCGCGAGAAGTGGGATCTGGATACCAATTATCCGATGGTTGCTCCCAATTACGCTGCAGCCCGCTCCAATCTTGCCAGAGAAATGGGGCTGGGGCGCAAGCGCAAGGCCAAATAA
- a CDS encoding Methylmalonyl-CoA mutase (bhsal13410) — MSKKPITVGHNTGHPRTALWTIMQRADDPDIKRANQQLKDDITHGANGVALVFEGAHNAFGYGLPAKKDTIARLFDGIALDGLHIRLDNHPHGRALTDTVIDYLQKSGLDPHKTNITFGTDPTAALATTGRLKMSIAALKASLPQSMSAFFSSGLPGIVLEADGRPYHNAGATVAQEIGTMLSVACSHLRMVEEGRHHIAYALPHIGFATALDQNLVLGLAKLQALQMLWHRVQEKNGITNPLPAVIHVETSMRMMTQRDILTNIPRTTAAAIAAIAGGAASLSVLPYSIALGLPDTDARRQARNTQLVFAREVKTPLNGSYTQPAGMADDIAAAAWQEYQRFEKDGGVLDSLIDGSLARRFMEAQDLRVTSYLKGERSILGTTQYRQKKQPPAGIYKNSSRDFIAEGIEHCAPLVRKRLDVSVEEAAAHAPVEAIDGAP, encoded by the coding sequence ATGAGCAAAAAGCCCATCACTGTCGGCCACAACACAGGCCATCCCCGTACCGCCCTCTGGACAATCATGCAGCGTGCAGATGATCCTGATATCAAGCGCGCCAACCAGCAGCTGAAGGATGATATCACCCATGGCGCAAACGGCGTTGCGCTGGTGTTTGAAGGCGCGCACAATGCTTTCGGCTACGGATTGCCGGCGAAGAAAGATACAATCGCGCGCCTGTTTGACGGCATAGCGCTTGATGGCCTGCATATCCGCCTTGACAACCATCCCCATGGCCGGGCGCTGACCGATACAGTCATCGACTATCTGCAAAAAAGCGGCCTTGATCCGCACAAAACCAACATCACCTTCGGCACCGATCCGACAGCGGCACTTGCCACCACAGGGCGGTTGAAAATGTCGATTGCAGCGCTGAAGGCCTCGCTGCCGCAATCCATGTCGGCATTTTTCTCGTCCGGCCTGCCAGGAATTGTGCTGGAAGCCGATGGCCGCCCCTATCACAATGCCGGCGCAACTGTGGCGCAGGAAATCGGCACCATGCTTTCGGTTGCCTGCAGTCATCTGCGCATGGTGGAAGAGGGGCGCCACCATATCGCCTATGCCCTGCCGCATATCGGCTTTGCCACCGCGCTTGACCAGAACCTTGTTCTGGGGCTGGCCAAATTGCAGGCCCTGCAGATGCTATGGCACCGGGTGCAGGAAAAAAACGGCATCACCAATCCGCTGCCTGCCGTCATCCATGTGGAAACCTCCATGCGGATGATGACACAGCGCGATATCCTGACCAACATCCCGCGCACCACTGCCGCGGCAATCGCGGCCATTGCCGGCGGCGCAGCATCCCTAAGCGTACTGCCTTACAGCATTGCCCTTGGCCTGCCTGATACAGACGCGCGCCGCCAGGCCCGCAACACGCAACTGGTGTTTGCCCGTGAGGTGAAAACACCTCTTAACGGTTCTTATACGCAACCGGCCGGCATGGCTGATGATATTGCCGCGGCCGCATGGCAGGAATATCAGCGTTTTGAAAAAGATGGCGGCGTTCTGGACAGCCTGATTGACGGGAGCCTGGCGCGCCGGTTCATGGAAGCGCAGGATTTGCGTGTCACGTCTTACCTGAAAGGCGAGCGCAGCATTCTCGGCACAACGCAATATCGTCAGAAAAAACAACCGCCTGCCGGTATTTACAAGAACAGCTCCCGTGATTTTATTGCTGAAGGGATTGAGCATTGCGCCCCACTGGTACGCAAACGTCTTGATGTCAGCGTGGAAGAGGCCGCGGCGCACGCACCGGTTGAAGCAATCGACGGCGCTCCGTAA
- a CDS encoding Superoxide dismutase (bhsal13380) produces MAFELPALPYAYEALAPFMSRETLEYHHDKHHQAYVTNGNKLLEGSGLEGKSLEDVVRQSFGKNVGLFNNAAQHYNHIHFWKWMKKGGGGQSLPEKLMKAIESDLGGYDKFRADFIAAGTAQFGSGWAWLAVKGGKLEIMKTPNGENPLVHGAMPILGVDVWEHSYYIDYRNARPKYLEAFVDHLINWDHVLDMYESA; encoded by the coding sequence ATGGCTTTTGAATTACCCGCCCTGCCTTATGCTTATGAAGCGCTTGCCCCTTTTATGTCGCGTGAAACGCTGGAATATCACCATGACAAGCACCATCAGGCTTATGTCACCAATGGCAACAAATTGCTGGAAGGCAGCGGGCTTGAAGGCAAAAGCCTGGAAGATGTGGTCAGGCAGAGCTTTGGTAAAAATGTCGGCCTGTTCAATAATGCAGCCCAGCATTATAACCACATCCATTTCTGGAAATGGATGAAAAAAGGCGGCGGCGGCCAGAGCCTGCCGGAAAAACTGATGAAGGCGATTGAGTCTGACCTTGGCGGCTATGACAAGTTCCGCGCTGATTTCATCGCCGCCGGTACGGCGCAGTTCGGTTCCGGCTGGGCGTGGCTGGCGGTTAAAGGCGGCAAGCTGGAAATCATGAAAACGCCGAATGGTGAAAATCCGCTGGTGCATGGCGCAATGCCGATTCTGGGGGTCGATGTGTGGGAGCATTCCTATTATATCGACTACCGCAATGCCCGCCCGAAATATCTGGAAGCTTTTGTTGATCATCTGATCAACTGGGATCATGTGCTGGACATGTACGAAAGCGCCTGA
- the hiuH gene encoding 5-hydroxyisourate hydrolase (bhsal13370), translating to MLLIKRLLVISLLAFIPSLAMADDKADHLLSVHILNQQTGKPAEGVNVRFDKRENGTWKQVSETKTDKEGRANALYLAKIDSRTLPGEYRVIFETQKYFSAQSKDSFFPEIPVVIHITSAKEHYHVPLLLSQHGYSTYRGH from the coding sequence ATGTTGCTTATAAAAAGACTGCTGGTCATTTCCCTGTTGGCTTTCATACCATCTCTGGCAATGGCAGATGATAAAGCTGACCACTTGCTTAGCGTTCATATTCTCAATCAGCAAACCGGAAAACCGGCAGAAGGCGTCAATGTCAGGTTTGACAAAAGAGAAAACGGGACATGGAAACAGGTGAGCGAAACAAAAACTGACAAGGAAGGAAGAGCAAACGCGCTTTATCTCGCCAAAATTGATTCCAGGACACTGCCGGGTGAGTATCGTGTGATCTTTGAAACACAGAAATATTTTTCGGCACAAAGCAAGGACAGCTTTTTTCCTGAAATTCCTGTCGTCATTCATATCACGAGCGCCAAAGAACATTATCATGTTCCATTGCTGCTGAGCCAGCACGGATATTCAACCTATCGCGGCCACTGA
- the msrB gene encoding Peptide methionine sulfoxide reductase MsrB (bhsal13350), which translates to MTSTESKAPFKVIKTDEEWRALLTPDQYRITRQHGTERAFSSPDFDTSRPGVFRCVCCNRPLYRSTDKYESGTGWPSFTRPASASAVNTFPDHSYGMVRTEVRCADCDAHLGHVFPDGPPPAGLRYCMNGHALVYDAD; encoded by the coding sequence ATGACCAGCACCGAATCAAAAGCGCCGTTCAAAGTCATAAAAACTGATGAGGAATGGCGCGCCCTTCTGACCCCGGACCAATACCGCATCACCCGCCAGCACGGCACGGAGCGGGCATTTTCCAGCCCGGATTTTGATACGTCACGGCCGGGCGTTTTCCGCTGTGTGTGCTGTAACCGCCCCCTTTACCGCTCAACCGACAAATACGAATCAGGCACCGGCTGGCCAAGTTTTACCCGGCCCGCCAGCGCCAGCGCCGTTAACACTTTTCCCGACCACTCTTACGGCATGGTGCGCACCGAAGTGCGCTGCGCCGATTGTGATGCCCATCTGGGACATGTCTTCCCCGATGGCCCGCCACCGGCAGGCCTGCGCTACTGCATGAACGGACACGCGCTTGTTTATGACGCGGATTGA
- a CDS encoding ATP synthase subunit a (bhsal13460), with amino-acid sequence MANNPDPIHQFEVARYVDIPVNGWDLSFTNVSLFLVVTVVFSSLFLFLTSSSRALVPTRMQSVSEMIYEFVASTLRESAGAQGMRFFPLVFSLFVFVLVANFIGLFPYFYTVTTQIIITFALSMLVIATVVIYGVYKNGFGFLRLFAPSGVPLAIMPLLTIVEIVSFLSRPVSLSVRLFANMLAGHITLKVFAGFVFSLASLGVVGVGGAILPLIVTVAVTALEFLVAFLQAYVFTVLTCMYLNDAVHPGH; translated from the coding sequence GTGGCGAACAATCCGGATCCGATACATCAGTTTGAGGTCGCGCGCTATGTTGATATCCCTGTCAATGGCTGGGATCTGTCTTTTACCAATGTCTCGCTGTTTCTGGTGGTGACAGTTGTTTTTTCTTCTCTGTTCCTGTTTCTGACCTCGTCAAGCCGCGCTCTTGTGCCGACACGGATGCAGTCTGTATCCGAAATGATCTATGAATTTGTCGCCTCGACCTTGCGTGAATCTGCCGGTGCGCAAGGCATGCGGTTTTTCCCGCTGGTATTTTCCCTGTTCGTGTTTGTGCTGGTGGCGAATTTTATCGGCCTTTTCCCGTATTTTTATACGGTGACAACACAGATCATTATCACCTTTGCCCTGTCTATGCTGGTGATTGCGACAGTGGTTATTTATGGCGTTTATAAAAACGGCTTTGGTTTCCTGCGGCTTTTTGCGCCAAGCGGTGTGCCGCTCGCTATCATGCCGCTTCTCACAATTGTTGAGATTGTTTCGTTTCTTTCCCGCCCGGTCAGCCTGTCTGTGCGTTTGTTCGCCAATATGCTGGCGGGGCATATTACCCTCAAGGTGTTTGCGGGCTTTGTTTTCTCGCTGGCATCGTTGGGCGTGGTCGGTGTCGGCGGCGCAATCCTGCCGCTGATTGTGACTGTGGCTGTTACGGCGCTGGAGTTTCTGGTGGCCTTCCTGCAAGCCTATGTCTTCACTGTATTGACCTGTATGTACCTCAATGATGCGGTGCATCCCGGACACTGA
- the ykuD gene encoding L,D-transpeptidase catalytic domain-containing protein YkuD (bhsal13390), with translation MRKHQKPCRALLATLTAGLMLAGCTTFGNGLPGINAGSLFNKQQGTTFSYPQIYAAKTDGGYTIPAVPWEKINPSYLRQTVNYPTSEAPGTIVVDTGSRHLYLVESNGKAIRYGIGIGRAGFSWSGRAVVDHKQQWPRWFPPAEMISRKPELQHYSAANGGMGPGLKNPLGARALYIYQGGKDTLYRIHGNPEWWSIGNAVSSGCIRMLNQDAIDLYNRVSAKAPIVVK, from the coding sequence ATGCGTAAACACCAGAAACCATGTCGCGCCCTTCTGGCGACATTAACAGCAGGCCTGATGCTTGCAGGTTGTACAACCTTTGGCAACGGCCTCCCCGGTATCAATGCGGGCTCGCTGTTCAACAAACAGCAGGGCACCACATTCTCCTATCCACAGATTTATGCCGCCAAAACAGATGGCGGTTATACTATACCTGCTGTACCATGGGAAAAAATCAACCCCAGCTATCTGCGCCAGACTGTCAATTATCCGACAAGCGAAGCCCCGGGCACGATTGTCGTTGATACAGGCAGCCGCCATCTCTACCTTGTAGAGAGCAACGGCAAAGCTATCCGTTACGGTATCGGTATCGGCCGTGCGGGCTTTTCATGGTCGGGCCGTGCTGTTGTTGACCATAAACAGCAGTGGCCGCGCTGGTTCCCGCCGGCAGAAATGATCAGCCGTAAACCGGAACTGCAACACTACAGCGCCGCCAATGGCGGCATGGGGCCAGGGCTGAAAAACCCGCTTGGCGCCCGCGCCCTTTACATCTATCAGGGCGGCAAGGATACGCTTTACCGTATTCACGGCAACCCTGAATGGTGGTCTATCGGCAATGCGGTCTCTTCGGGCTGTATCCGTATGCTCAACCAGGACGCGATTGACCTTTATAACCGCGTCAGTGCAAAAGCGCCGATTGTTGTAAAGTAA
- a CDS encoding Hypothetical protein (bhsal13420), producing MNLRMFSVAFVMVFMSSHANAAGGYYLDGNRLHQYCQTEQGYVVGYTTGVVDALLLLTWYTEATEQKSSYQLCYPSNVLNTQLSDVVCKGLKDNPKDRHSPANILVYLYLSAAFPCTGQ from the coding sequence ATGAACTTGAGGATGTTTTCTGTGGCATTTGTGATGGTGTTTATGAGCAGTCATGCGAATGCAGCTGGTGGTTATTATCTGGATGGTAACAGACTCCACCAGTACTGTCAGACTGAACAAGGTTATGTTGTAGGGTATACTACTGGTGTTGTTGATGCACTTCTATTGTTGACATGGTATACAGAGGCTACAGAACAGAAGTCATCTTATCAGCTTTGTTATCCGTCGAATGTACTAAACACCCAGCTTAGTGATGTAGTCTGCAAAGGGTTGAAGGATAATCCAAAGGACAGGCATTCTCCTGCTAATATTCTTGTTTACCTATATTTATCCGCAGCTTTCCCTTGTACAGGGCAGTAG
- the atpF gene encoding ATP synthase subunit B (bhsal13430), giving the protein MDTVFNETFWAFIALVLFLGLLVYLKVPAWIGRNLDGRAQRIQDELEEARRLREEAQQLLAEYQRKRELAEKEAEEIILAAKREAELFARDARKKIEDFVARRNKMAEQKIASAEAEAVSTVRNTAVDLAVAAAGQVIGDKLDKKGADKLFDASIKAIKTGLN; this is encoded by the coding sequence ATGGATACAGTCTTCAACGAAACATTCTGGGCTTTTATTGCGCTTGTTCTTTTTCTCGGGCTTCTCGTTTATCTTAAAGTGCCGGCATGGATTGGCCGCAATCTTGATGGCCGGGCACAACGCATCCAGGATGAACTTGAGGAAGCCCGCCGCCTGCGTGAGGAAGCCCAGCAGCTTCTGGCCGAATATCAGCGCAAGCGTGAACTGGCTGAAAAAGAGGCGGAAGAGATTATTCTGGCTGCCAAACGTGAGGCTGAGCTTTTTGCCAGGGATGCCCGCAAGAAAATAGAGGACTTCGTTGCCCGCCGCAACAAAATGGCCGAGCAGAAGATTGCTTCTGCTGAAGCGGAAGCTGTCAGCACGGTGCGCAATACCGCTGTTGATCTGGCTGTTGCCGCCGCCGGGCAGGTTATTGGCGACAAACTTGACAAGAAGGGCGCTGACAAGCTGTTTGACGCTTCTATCAAGGCGATCAAAACAGGGTTGAACTAG